In Aegilops tauschii subsp. strangulata cultivar AL8/78 chromosome 3, Aet v6.0, whole genome shotgun sequence, one genomic interval encodes:
- the LOC109776871 gene encoding uncharacterized protein: MDRHVRRLLNRVAIALAAVATAALLHLFRHPSTSCSGGSLAHSSLSLSMAPLPRTSCDAASRRVVDPDIRLAKLRSSPRWRRHNAALSASVIDPLRRLRLLRGSSRVLCLAAGVGQAVDALRGAGVGDVTGVDLVDFPPLVRRADPHNLPFFDDAFDLVISNDPAAFTGALFPSRFASEIERTVRRGGAIAIAVDRHVNLSVVASLFRNSRLVDVRNATLDGSVASIVILSTNAKRH; encoded by the coding sequence ATGGACAGGCACGTCCGGCGGCTGCTGAACCGCGTGGCGATCGCCCTGGCGGCCGTGGCCACCGCCGCCCTGCTGCACCTGTTCCGCCACCCGTCCACCTCCTGCTCCGGCGGCTCGCTCGCCCATTCCTCCCTCTCGCTGTCGATGGCGCCCTTGCCCCGCACCTCCTGCGACGCCGCATCCCGCCGCGTGGTCGACCCCGACATCCGCCTGGCCAAGCTCCGGTCCTCCCCGCGCTGGCGGCGGCACAACGCGGCCCTCTCCGCTTCGGTCATCGATCCGCTCCGTCGGCTGCGCCTCCTCCGCGGCTCCTCCCGCGTTctctgcctcgccgccggcgtggGGCAAGCGGTCGACGCGCTCCGCGGGGCCGGCGTGGGGGACGTCACCGGCGTTGATCTCGTTGACTTCCCTCCCCTCGTGCGCCGTGCGGACCCGCACAACCTCCCGTTCTTCGATGACGCCTTCGACCTCGTGATCTCCAACGACCCGGCGGCGTTCACCGGCGCGCTCTTCCCGTCCAGGTTCGCGTCTGAGATCGAGCGCACCGTCCGCCGTGGTGGCGCGATCGCGATTGCCGTCGACCGGCACGTCAACCTCTCCGTCGTCGCCTCCCTTTTCAGAAATTCACGCCTCGTCGATGTGAGGAATGCTACCTTGGATGGGTCTGTGGCCAGCATAGTAATCCTCAGCACCAACGCGAAGCGCCATTGA
- the LOC109776872 gene encoding uncharacterized protein, whose amino-acid sequence MATTAAAAAAATATASTRANSLSRIFSSSSPTVKPPKHNPNTKSTPKPKPTPKPPAADAGSIADEKPPKPLGARPAAKGDSDGKHKLPKPLGLLVKALIRQRDPDKLISGFIQASTVSSRFRDRYRVFEVAVSRLASLGRQDGIEAIIEAQLPFLEASAEGFATRLIRLYGRASMPSHAAATFHKLPAQHKSNMTFNSLLSCYADAGDFDGLTTAFQEIPATYPSIVPTVYSYNVLIHALCQKPDISAALETVLLMEKRGVSPDIITFNTLLNGFCNNVGVDEAETVWEMIKERNLEPDAKCYNAKLRGLVAEGRIDDAAAVLEGLEKDGPKPDTVSYNELIRGYCKAGKLQEAKKLYDDLVKNECAPNKGTYETLLPHLLQAGELDCALTYCYKIFSHKRNLRVECGVLQDVVNALVDVWRVEEAAKIVVLGRKKYYPRKGLRMPDSAKDSQLRAETNDEEAISEEECEVEHETEK is encoded by the coding sequence ATGGCCACCACCGCcgcggcggccgccgccgccactgccaCCGCCTCCACCCGGGCGAACAGCCTCTCCcgcatcttctcctcctcctcgccaacGGTAAAACCACCCAAGCACAATCCCAACACCAAGAGCACGCCGAAGCCGAAGCCGACGCCGAAACCGCCCGCCGCCGACGCTGGCTCCATCGCGGACGAGAAGCCCCCGAAGCCCCTCGGCGCACGGCCCGCCGCCAAAGGTGATTCCGACGGGAAGCACAAGCTCCCGAAGCCCCTTGGCCTTCTCGTCAAGGCCCTCATCCGGCAGCGCGACCCTGACAAGCTGATCTCCGGGTTCATCCAAGCGTCAACCGTGTCGTCGCGCTTCCGCGACCGGTACCGCGTGTTCGAGGTAGCGGTGAGCCGCCTCGCTTCCCTCGGCCGCCAAGACGGCATCGAGGCCATCATCGAAGCGCAGTTGCCCTTCCTCGAGGCCTCAGCCGAGGGATTCGCCACGCGCCTCATCCGCCTCTACGGCCGTGCCTCCATGCCATCCCACGCGGCCGCAACCTTCCATAAGCTTCCCGCGCAGCATAAATCCAACATGACATTCAACTCCCTTCTTTCCTGTTACGCCGATGCCGGAGATTTTGACGGGCTCACTACTGCATTCCAGGAGATCCCAGCCACTTACCCCTCGATTGTTCCCACAGTGTACTCTTACAATGTACTCATCCACGCATTGTGCCAGAAGCCAGACATCTCAGCTGCTCTTGAGACTGTCCTTCTCATGGAGAAGCGCGGTGTTTCACCTGACATTATTACTTTCAACACGCTGTTGAATGGGTTTTGCAACAATGTCGGCGTGGATGAAGCAGAGACAGTATGGGAGATGATCAAGGAGAGGAATTTGGAGCCCGACGCCAAATGCTACAATGCCAAGCTGCGGGGTTTGGTTGCAGAAGGGAGGATTGATGATGCAGCTGCCGTGCTTGAGGGATTGGAGAAGGATGGGCCAAAACCTGATACAGTATCCTACAATGAGTTGATTCGAGGATATTGCAAAGCGGGGAAGTTACAGGAGGCCAAGAAGCTGTATGATGATTTGGTAAAAAATGAGTGTGCCCCAAATAAGGGAACATATGAGACTCTCCTGCCACACCTTCTGCAGGCTGGAGAGCTGGATTGTGCACTGACGTACTGTTATAAAATCTTTAGTCATAAAAGGAACCTCAGAGTGGAGTGTGGTGTGCTGCAGGATGTAGTGAATGCATTGGTAGATGTATGGAGGGTGGAGGAGGCTGCCAAGATTGTTGTGCTCGGGCGGAAGAAGTACTACCCCCGAAAGGGTTTGAGGATGCCTGATAGTGCAAAAGACAGTCAATTAAGAGCTGAAACTAATGACGAAGAAGCAATATCAGAAGAAGAGTGTGAAGTGGAACACGAGACTGAAAAATAA